A window of Pseudochaenichthys georgianus chromosome 19, fPseGeo1.2, whole genome shotgun sequence genomic DNA:
acctcaactggctcctttcgacgcgaaggaggagcggctcaactccgagtccctcccggatgactgaacttctcaccttatccctaagggagacgccagtatccgcgatctcgttctttcggtcatgacccatccttcatgaccataggtgagggtactGTAGGAAcggaaatggcccggtagacagagagctttgccttctggctcagctcccctttcgtcacaacggtgcggtaaagggactgcagtaccgctcccgctgctccgattctccggcccatctcacgctccattgttccctcactcgagaacaagaccccgagatacttgaactccttcacttggggtaaggactcattccctacttggagtggacagtccatcggtttcctgctgagaaccatggcctcagatttggaggtgctgatcctcatcccagccgcttcacactcggttgcgaaccgatccagtgagtgctgaaggttgcagaccgatgaagccatcagaaccacatcatctgcaaaaagcagtggtgcaatccttagtccaccgaactgcagaccccctcccccacgactacgcctcgaaatcctaaCCAtgaatattacaaacaggattggtgacaaagcgccgccctggcggaggccaaccctcaccggaaatgggtccgacttactgccgaggacccggacacagctctcgctttgggagtacagagactggatggccctgagtaaagaccccctcaccccatactcccgcagcacctcccacagtaactccctgggaactcggtcatacgccttctccaagtctacaaaacacatgtagaccggataagcgtactctcaggccccctccaggatccttgcgagagtaaaaagctgatccgtcgttccacgaccaggacggaatccgcattgttcctcctcaatctgaggttcgacaatcggcctgtccctcctttcgagtaccttggagtaaactttcccggggaggctgagtagtgtgatgcctctgtaattggcacacaccctctgatccccctttttaaaaaggggaaccaccaccccggtctgccactccttcggtactgtttccgacttccacgcaacgttgatgagacgtgtcaaccatgacagtccctcaacacccagagccttcagcatttccgggcggatctcatccacccccggggctttgccactgtggagttgtttgacgacctcagtgacctccccccgggagattggtgttgatcccccgtcatactccagctctgcctctaacatagagggcggcgttgtcgggttcaggagttcctcaaagtgttccttccaacgccctaacactccatcagttgaggtcaacaacgtcccatccttactgtacacagcttggatggttccctgcttccccctcctgaggtgtcggacagttttccagaacaactttggtggcgcccgaaagtccttctccatgtcttctccgaacttctcccacacccgctgctttgcctcggccacggatgaggctgctgcccttcgggcctgtcggtaccttgcaactgcctcgggagtcccccgggataacaaatccctgaaggcctccttcttcagtcggacggcttccctgaccaccggcgtccaccaggaggttcgagggttaccgccccttgaggcacctaggaccttgagaccacagctccccgccgcggcttcggcaatagaggctttgaacaccgaccactctggttcaatgtccccaacctccacaggaatgcccgaaaagctccgccggaggtgtgagttgaaggcctcctgaacttgggcctcctccagacgttcgcAGTTCACctgaactacacgtttgggcttaccaggtctatccagaggcttcccccgccactcgacccaacttaccaccagatggtgatcagttgacaactccgcccctctctttacccgagtgtccaaaacatacggcctctggtccgatgatacgataacgaaatcgatcatggaccttctgcctagggtgctctggtaccacgtacacttatgagcatccttatgttcgaacatggtgtttgttatggccaatccatgactagtaCACAAGTCcaataacaaaccaccactccggttcagatcaggggggccgttcctcccaatcacgcccctccaagtgtctccatcattgcccacatgtccgttgaagtctcccagcaagattaaagagtccccttcaggagccccatacaggactctttccagggtctccaagaaggccgaatactccgaactgctgttgggtgcataagcacacacaacagtcagagttttcccccccataacccgcaggcgtagggaggcgaccctctcgtccactggggtaaactccaacaacgaagcacctaaccggggacttgtaaGTATCCCCACatccgcccggcgcctcacaccttgagcaactccggagaagaatagagtccaacccctatccagaagtaaggttccagagccgacgctgtgcgtagaggtgagcccaaccagatccaactggtaccgctccacctcccgcacaagctccggctccttcccccccagagaggtgacgttccacgtccccaaagccagcttctgtcgcccgggtctggtccgtcgagacctccgctttcactgccacccttctggcagcgcacccgaccccattgctgtttttctgtgttacattacatttcataatACAAATCTATATATTACAAAGCATATGAAAAACTTAAGTTCTAGTGAAACCATGGCTAATCTTAGTTCATCATTAATGCCTCttgttaaaaaaaactaaatgttgtGTATGCTTTTAATTCAAGTAATACAATTGATGTAATCCAAGAGTACCGGACTTTACTTATATATTGTGATACTTAGATTAGGttactgatttaaaaaaaatccccGGTATTTTGTGATTGAAATGCGATGGTAAAGACATTTGGAGTAATTTACCAAGGATGATAATGaggattattattacaattgtaGGGTCAGTTTACTCAAATTACAAAACACATAAAGAGACGCTCCAAGTGGAACGGTATCTAACTATACAAAGCCGGGTAAAGATGTTTTTAAACCGTTGCCTATATTAGGATTAGGGGGTTAGCAAAATATGTGTCATATACTGTAGACAGCACCGTTTGTATCCTTTTTTATGATGCTATAACAGTGGTTTTAAGCAATGATACTGCACAAAACCCATGATGTGCAATCTATGATGCCTGATTAAATAAGACATCTAATCACAGATTTTTGAATTCTTTAACATGGTTGGTCAAATAACACCAAGCAAATGTCTAATGTAGTCTAGTTCACTGATTGTTGCTGCAATGTGCAGTACTTTAAAAAGGTCTGGACATTTACAAGAGTCATTCTGAaaaagaagatgaaaaggaCAGTAAAAGGATGGCTGGGGAACAGTAGAAATTGCAGCCTATCAAGACAGTCaaaataaaaattaaataattttGATCCAGGTGGAACATGTAGGGCTATTTTGCTAAATACTATTAAGATTCAAATGAACTCAAGAGATCCATTTGAATGTATAACTTCCCGTTTTTGTTGAGGAGCGACCAATGTGTTTTTTCAATGTAATTTAATCTGGCCAGTGGGTGTTATACATGTAATAAAAAGTGTACTAGGTCAATAAAGAGCAGGGGGAAATTATAACAATCACAATaacaatcacaataaaagatAATAGTAACATTTAACTGTTGTTTAATTTGTGTACATACATtcctttaatacattttaagctTCATAAGAATAGAAAACTGTAAAACGTGCTGCACATAGAGCCTCTGCATTATCTGCATTATTCACATTCAGACAACAAATACATTGTATTTATATGCACATTTCAATCCAGACGTTGTGTCATatggatatttataaatgagctGACATAGTAAGAGATAACATGATAATTACAACACAAATCTGTTTAAAAAGTGCTTAACACTGCTTTTGTATTTGTATAATATGAGGTTTACTGTATGTACACATATGGCATTCACATTGACATGCTGCTAGTGGGTGTACCTAACTAACAATCCCATTTATAAAGTCATCACAAATTCTTCAACAATCACAATTTTTCTAATCTTCCTGCCCGTCCTAAATCAAACACTTATGCCCAAAATTGATTCTCAAGTCATGTTCAAAACaggaaatatataaagaaagtCTTAATATCACTTTATAGGGCCTTTAAGTATAGCGTGCAAAGTAAACTGCTCATGGCAACTTCAGTATTTCCACAGAGACCAACTCAGTTATTACGAGTGGCAGCTTATGATCAAACAGTCAAATGAACAGTCAAATGAATCAGTGAATTTGCTGAGGAGATATAATGTTTTGCATAAAATTGATACACTTTGAAAATACACATTTGTGCCTCGGATAGTACAATGCATTTCTCAAATAACTACAATGCTAATGTGATATGTCCCATTAGCGACTAAGCTAATGAGTAAGCCAGGAGATGACCCTCAGATGAAATGAGAAATAGAATGGTTCAATCCAATAACAACATGTCAAAGGATTGCATTAGTAGTAACCATGTACTAAATCACCACCTATTTAACTTGCTGGTGAAACCAACACGACTATTTGTGTCGATTATAAGGGGCCATTTTATTTGGAATATATACATTGTAAAGAATTATTGAAGGTCTACATTTGAACACAGATTGAATCTAAAGGACATGCCTAAAAGACCCTACTTGGTTTATGTTAAGCGTATAGAAACAAACACTTATATTGACTTCCACAACTAAGTTGCAATAAATCAAATTACAACAAACAAACTGACACATAAAATAAACCTCAGGCTTTGGGGTAGTTGCCACCGTTACTCTGTGAGTAGTCTATTTTtggaagatttaaaaaaaaatactttttctcACTGTTTATCAGGTGTTTATCCGTAGCCTGTCCATGTCAGGTGGCAACCAACACACTACAGGGGATCAGAACTCACTTTCCTCCAGAATCTCCTCCATGGTCTCCCCATGTGTCATCTCTCCTTCACTACTGGACAGGCTTTTCCTGGTGAGGGTCAGAAAGTCCAGTCCTGTTGCGTCACAGCCCATCAGCCCCAGACCGTGAACCTCTCCAGGTCCATGCCTCCCACCTCTTCCTTTCACAGCCACCTGGAGCATATGTGGATGGGTTGTGGAGGTGCCGCCGTCGTCGTAGGAGTCGCTCTGTCGCGAGCCCTGTGGGCGGCGCCCTCGAGTGCATTTCCAAAGGTGCTTAAGTGGCACACTCCGGAAACAGCTCCTGACCTGGAAGTGGTTGGTGAAAAGGAAAATCTGCCAGCGCTTCTTCAGTTCAGCTTGGACCTAAATGCCAGAATAAAGAAAAGGGATACATATTGACAACAACATAATCAATGAAGTCCACCATTTTTTCAAACTCTTGGCTAAAATCTGAAATCTGCTAAATGCTAACTACTTTAGTTTGGTGCTTGGCAGCTGGTATTCATTGGTTTAATTACAACTTTTTTGCTGAACATCAGACTCTTAAGCCACCAAATAAGCTCACTAGCTATAGTCTCTAACTCTGAAGAATGAGTTAGCTTCACTAACACAAAGTCAATTGTACCATTTCTAATATTGAAAGTACTAGTTGATGCAGCTTTAAAGTCTCAAACTAACAAGAAATgaattgacatgaaacatcACTATACATACAGAAGACATGTACCTCTCCATTAGCAAAACAGTACAGCACAGCAACCAGAAAaccctgaaaaaggtcaaaaatAACAAATTAATGTAAATTGAGAACAACCTATTATGTCATGTATGTAATCAACTTCACAGGTGTTACCTGAAAGGAGCTGAGGGTGAGGTTGATGAAGTTCCTGGCGTAACGACTTCTGCCCTCAACACATTCGTCTATCAGCAAAGTGAAGACCACCTCATGGATCCCCAGCAGAGGAATAAGTACCAGTGTTGCCCTGGCCAAGCTGAAGGGAAtgaacaaaaatatgcatattaTGGTGCGTATGAGAATAGATTGTCCAAAGGATTCAAGGACATTATCTGTCATATGCAGAATGGCTATAGTGTACTTTTGGCAATGAAGATCTTGcgtctcctccaacttttttaaatgtagtacAGACAAATGATAAGCATAAAGGACACAACAGTATGATGAGATAAAAATAGCATAACAATTAATAACAAAAGAGAAAACAGACTTAATAGGATCtgttaaacatttaaaataactaGCCTGAACCATAAACACATGATACAATATGATacgatatgatacgatatgaGACGACATGATACGATATGATACAATATAATAAGATAAACTTAACATATAATAGTGCAATAAAAGATTGCATAGACTAAAAGGGTTTAGGACACATACATTACATGGATAATGTTCATAACATTTGGCACATGATTCAAAGAGCAAAGGATAAAATGGAAGACAATGTAAAGCTTTGTAAAATTATCCATTAGCCCTTCTCTCTTTTTGCATGTGAAATGAGGCCAGAGCATAAAGGCGTGACAGTTGAACTTTGCAGTACAGTACATGGCATTAATTGACATTATAACCAGGAAACAACCTAATGTACGGTTCAAAGACACCGTTTAGGAAATAGAGCAAGGCTGGGACAATTACCTGTATCTGTAGTCTGTAAATTTCACCAGATCTGCTTTCAGCTTGgacagcaacagcatcagaatcTTGATGAATATGAAAAAAATGACCTGCAACACACATCCAGGGTAGATTTACATTAAATACATGTGACAAAACTACTTACAAGACTAACAAATGTAGTCGCTCAATGTGAATGTGAATGTGTAACTCCAATAAATTAGTAATCAGTCATGCTTGACATTACAACAGCTTCTATATCACGTGCCCTCACAAGACAGGAAGCAGTGTGAAATTAGAGTGACATTTACTTAATAGCTGGCACAAAAAGGAACTCACAGGAACAACATGATGGATGTGTAACTAATGAGAACGTAATGTACTGTGTTTCTTAGAAAAAGCAAATCAAGGATTGTTTCTAACACTTACCAGTACTGATAATGTAATTGGTCCCCTTATTATCCACCAGAACCATCTGTTCACAATAAACCAGCATCTTgggaatacaaaaataaaagaagtTTAACAAGTCAAGTAATGAAGAGCATTTTAATTCATGAATTTTGTAAATGTATTGTGATAATTGTGATGATGGGTGAAACACTCACTCTGTGTTTTCATAAATAATCTTGACAACGGTCCATGGTGTTACGAACAAAATAGGTGTTCCTGAAAAGTTACAAATGCAAAAGATGCATAACGTTTAAtttcaaacaaacacacatatcCTTGTCTTTGTGGTGGTGTGGGGGTACCAGGCCATAACAGACATTTTGGGGACCCCCCTTTCTTAAGCTTGTAAAGACTTTTAAAACCTCAGCTGGTATCCTGGAGTGGACGTTAACAAAGATATCACATCAAAAATATCAATCAGACAAAGTGGAGGACACTGACCGGACTAGAAAGAGCTTCCTAGGTCCATTTCAGGTTTTTAgttatgtgaggtccacactatctgtttttttttgtgtaggTTGGGTTACTTTACTTACACACCTTtctacacacacatactcacataAACACACCCAGATGCAGGTACACATAATAGACTAAAAACAAAATGATGAAAACAATTCATTCATGGTTTACCCCATCCTAGCAGCATGTAATTCTTCAAGAGACGTCTCTTGGTCAGTACAGCTGTAAAGAGGAGTGTGTGGAGGAAAATGGCCTCCACCAGCAGCCAGAAGTAGTTACAGGCCACAAAGTATTCCATGCACACTTTGGAGAACTTACACATCAATGCTATCTGTTGAGAAATATTATAGATTAGTGTTGAAAATAGTTTTACTGATTCAAACTGCTTTGGTTTGTTAATTCTTTACTGTAAATATTGGCTACAGCTACAATTGAAGTATATGCTTATATATGAATAATAAGGCAGTGCTTTTAATACCGCAGAGCTTGAGTAGGAGTTCCACCCGGGGTCGTCCTTGGGTAGCTTGGAATACATGATGTATAATGTGATTTCCTTCGAGATGACGGCCATGGCTCTCAGGATGAATGACACAAACAGATTCATGTGAATGTAGTTCCTGGTACAGTGGAGCTTCCTGGTAAGCAGATACAGTAGCAATTTGAGGAATACATTGATCCATACTCCCTATGCTGTAACAGAATTACTGAGGGCATATTTCATGGAAATGCTTCCTGCTTATTATAATGTAATTTATAAGGATTGTTTATTCTCATATCTCGGTGCCACCCTTTCTAGTGGGTTATCATTGTGCATTTCATCAGTAAAGCTAGTGGATATAACCCATGTCTTATTTATTGTTTATCAGGACTTGCCTTTACCACATGTTAtatattaaaatgtattgttttgaACTGTTAAATCTTTCCTGTGGAGTTTCTGATGACTGATAGCACTAAGTGTCCCCACACCTTTAGTTTGTTTATCTTGTTTTGCTTATAAtgaactctcctgtcatttcacaTCATGCCTCCTTCTTAGCCTTAAAATCAACTCATTCCCCTAACATGGTTTCCCCAAACCCATCTCCTCACCTGCAAATCATTCCTCCATCAACCCCACAGCATATATACTAGTTCACTTTCACTTGTTCCATGCCATATTGTCTAagccaggggtgcccacacttttttggctggtgagctacttttgaaatgaccagctcaccgaggtctaccaaccaaa
This region includes:
- the glp2r gene encoding glucagon-like peptide 2 receptor, which produces MLLPTWHKRTPTTARHTLLLTLFFVFFIHQVTGSVLESLIAQRNEYWEICNRTLTTSAPSEAGTYCKGTFDTFVCWPHSSPGNVSVPCPSYLPWISEDTSRRAHRECLENGRWRRKENSSEPWRDESNCKEDTYFKDKEEEMFRHTALRLISVIGYSLSLSSLILATLLMGVLRKLHCTRNYIHMNLFVSFILRAMAVISKEITLYIMYSKLPKDDPGWNSYSSSAIALMCKFSKVCMEYFVACNYFWLLVEAIFLHTLLFTAVLTKRRLLKNYMLLGWGTPILFVTPWTVVKIIYENTECWFIVNRWFWWIIRGPITLSVLVIFFIFIKILMLLLSKLKADLVKFTDYRYSLARATLVLIPLLGIHEVVFTLLIDECVEGRSRYARNFINLTLSSFQGFLVAVLYCFANGEVQAELKKRWQIFLFTNHFQVRSCFRSVPLKHLWKCTRGRRPQGSRQSDSYDDGGTSTTHPHMLQVAVKGRGGRHGPGEVHGLGLMGCDATGLDFLTLTRKSLSSSEGEMTHGETMEEILEESEF